A single Ignavibacteriales bacterium DNA region contains:
- a CDS encoding type II toxin-antitoxin system VapB family antitoxin codes for MRTNIVIDDKLMERALKSTGLKTKREVVEQALKLLISVKAQSKIRELRGKLHWEGDLDDMRSAK; via the coding sequence ATGAGAACAAATATTGTTATTGACGACAAACTGATGGAGCGTGCACTTAAAAGTACTGGTTTAAAAACTAAGAGAGAGGTCGTTGAGCAGGCACTAAAACTCCTCATATCAGTTAAAGCACAATCCAAAATAAGGGAACTTAGAGGTAAATTACATTGGGAAGGTGATCTTGACGATATGAGATCAGCAAAATGA
- a CDS encoding PIN domain nuclease, translating to MIFVDSSVWIDYFNGNSNLHTDFLDSLLESGVVCLGDYVLLEVLQGFKEDRAYNTALRALSSFPVYSIGGTKMAIKSAKNFRFLRKQGITIRKTVDVIIATFCIQHNFELLHKDKDYLPFEKYLRLRSCIPTDE from the coding sequence ATGATTTTTGTTGACTCCTCAGTCTGGATAGATTATTTCAATGGAAACTCTAACCTTCACACTGATTTTTTGGATTCACTACTTGAATCAGGAGTTGTTTGTTTGGGCGACTACGTATTACTTGAGGTTTTGCAGGGATTCAAAGAAGACAGGGCTTATAACACCGCCCTCCGAGCACTTTCAAGCTTCCCGGTCTATTCAATAGGTGGTACTAAAATGGCAATCAAAAGCGCCAAAAATTTCAGATTTTTAAGAAAACAAGGAATTACCATCAGGAAAACTGTGGACGTTATAATTGCCACCTTTTGTATACAACACAATTTTGAGTTGCTTCATAAGGATAAAGATTATTTACCATTTGAAAAGTACCTGCGTCTGAGGAGTTGTATACCAACTGACGAATAG
- a CDS encoding S8 family serine peptidase: MLLRFFIALLLIPFFSASGQVQQRVLESNGTKYLSGELIIKLKVAPVSSMGKVQLPLSIAERFSVLGVKDAAQFYRGSGIEAKNSGFDRIVVIRYENTSIDPLYFAQKIKSLPEIEWAEPRYIYETSYTPNDPSLNNQYALTRIQAAAAWDISKGDTSVFVGIVDTGVDWDHPDLQANMKINWNEIPNNGLDDDNNGFVDDRIGWDFGGLNGTPDNNPMEDRPDHGSHVAGISAAVTDNGVGIASIGFKVNWLAVKTSQDDNRNPQGQPYVVYGYEGITYAADMGAQVINCSWGGSGYSILGQEVINYAMIKGSLVVAAAGNSNSPAAHYPSGYRGVLSVASTGSSDLKSGFSNYGTTVDVSAPGEGIYNTWQNDGYAYLSGTSMASPLAAGLAALVFSHFPGITPEQVGERLRVTGDDISTQNPSYINQLGRRINALKALNTANPVSARSVSYIFEDASGDGIITSGEQVTLRVAFKNILSAASSLVIGLENKNGTANVVNTTLFAGSVGAGVEFTTGTTPYTFTVNNVGANAELLFVLNYLENNQVIGYEWLSVTANPTYATQAVNNIALTVTSKGTLAYNNYPTNTQGNGFKYMGSQNHMFEGALILGTSATKISDAARNSSGSVQVADFAVESPFIMQIPGAAADAQGSSRFNDNNAGANKIGITTTLTSFSYSTAPHDDYIILRYELKNTNASAVTGLYAGLFFDWDMVDGSGADDYTAWDTAGSLGYVYHIGGNPNTYTGVGLVSAGSAGFRGILNPGGDPGGFSIYDGFTDAEKWQSISGGLAKPQAGGGDISHVISAGPYNIPAGESVTVAFAIAAGQNVTDLRNELALARSKYQEILTSAEEVITQPLTYELSQNYPNPFNPSTVIQFQIPEAGNVSLKVYDITGREVKTLVNEYMQSGTWQASFDGTGLASGVYFYEIKVNSFIQNRKMILLK, encoded by the coding sequence ATGCTTTTGCGTTTTTTTATCGCTTTGTTACTTATTCCGTTTTTCTCCGCATCCGGACAGGTTCAGCAGAGAGTTCTTGAATCTAACGGGACCAAATATCTCAGCGGAGAGCTTATTATTAAATTAAAAGTTGCACCGGTTTCCTCAATGGGTAAGGTTCAGCTGCCGCTAAGTATTGCTGAACGGTTCAGCGTGCTGGGAGTTAAGGATGCGGCTCAATTTTACCGGGGGAGCGGAATTGAAGCAAAGAACTCCGGATTTGACCGGATTGTGGTTATCCGCTATGAGAACACTTCAATTGACCCGCTTTATTTTGCGCAGAAGATAAAATCGCTTCCGGAAATTGAATGGGCAGAACCACGGTACATATACGAAACCTCCTACACTCCTAACGATCCTTCCCTCAATAATCAGTATGCTCTCACACGGATTCAGGCGGCCGCTGCATGGGATATTTCCAAAGGAGATACCTCAGTTTTTGTTGGCATTGTTGACACCGGAGTTGACTGGGATCATCCCGATCTTCAGGCAAATATGAAAATCAACTGGAATGAAATTCCCAATAACGGGCTGGATGATGATAATAATGGTTTTGTGGATGACCGCATCGGCTGGGACTTTGGCGGACTGAACGGAACTCCTGATAATAATCCGATGGAAGACCGCCCCGACCATGGGTCTCACGTTGCCGGTATATCAGCAGCGGTTACTGATAACGGAGTTGGCATTGCATCTATCGGCTTTAAGGTAAATTGGCTCGCGGTAAAAACATCACAGGATGATAACCGTAATCCGCAGGGGCAGCCATATGTAGTTTACGGCTATGAAGGAATTACTTATGCCGCTGATATGGGGGCTCAGGTGATAAACTGCAGCTGGGGCGGAAGCGGTTATTCAATACTGGGACAGGAAGTGATTAACTATGCCATGATAAAAGGTTCTCTGGTGGTTGCTGCTGCCGGTAACAGCAACTCCCCGGCTGCTCATTATCCTTCAGGATACCGGGGCGTTCTCTCGGTTGCATCAACCGGTTCAAGCGATCTGAAATCCGGTTTCTCCAATTACGGAACCACGGTGGATGTTTCAGCCCCCGGTGAGGGTATATACAACACCTGGCAGAATGACGGTTATGCATATTTAAGCGGTACATCAATGGCTTCTCCGCTTGCGGCCGGACTTGCAGCGCTGGTCTTCTCACACTTCCCGGGTATCACCCCGGAGCAGGTGGGTGAACGGCTCCGCGTAACAGGTGATGATATCAGCACGCAGAATCCTTCATATATAAACCAGCTTGGCAGAAGAATTAATGCCCTTAAAGCACTGAATACGGCAAACCCTGTTTCCGCGCGCTCAGTATCATATATATTTGAGGATGCTTCGGGTGACGGTATTATTACCAGCGGTGAGCAGGTAACTCTTCGTGTGGCATTTAAAAATATTCTTTCTGCAGCTTCATCACTCGTTATTGGTCTTGAAAATAAAAACGGCACGGCAAACGTGGTAAATACCACACTCTTTGCAGGTAGCGTTGGTGCAGGAGTTGAATTCACTACCGGAACAACGCCCTATACTTTTACCGTAAATAATGTTGGGGCAAATGCCGAGCTGTTATTTGTGCTTAATTATCTTGAAAACAATCAGGTTATCGGATATGAATGGCTGAGCGTTACGGCAAACCCGACTTATGCAACTCAGGCAGTAAATAATATCGCTCTCACCGTAACCAGCAAAGGCACCCTCGCCTATAACAACTATCCGACCAACACCCAGGGGAACGGATTTAAATATATGGGGAGCCAGAATCATATGTTTGAGGGAGCATTGATTCTTGGGACAAGTGCAACAAAAATTTCAGACGCAGCACGAAACAGTTCCGGCAGCGTGCAGGTTGCAGATTTTGCTGTGGAATCCCCGTTCATTATGCAGATACCCGGCGCTGCCGCGGATGCACAGGGGAGCTCACGATTTAATGACAACAATGCCGGCGCTAATAAAATCGGTATCACCACAACGCTTACTTCATTCTCCTATTCAACAGCTCCCCACGATGATTATATCATCCTGCGTTATGAACTGAAAAATACCAATGCTTCAGCGGTCACGGGACTTTACGCAGGACTATTCTTTGACTGGGATATGGTTGACGGCAGCGGCGCGGATGATTATACCGCATGGGATACCGCCGGCTCTCTCGGTTATGTATATCATATCGGAGGGAACCCAAATACCTATACCGGCGTGGGGCTTGTTTCAGCAGGCAGTGCCGGCTTCCGGGGTATTCTGAACCCTGGCGGTGACCCGGGCGGCTTCAGTATATATGACGGTTTCACGGATGCTGAAAAATGGCAGTCAATTTCAGGCGGACTCGCAAAGCCCCAGGCAGGAGGGGGTGATATTTCCCATGTCATCTCTGCCGGTCCTTATAATATACCTGCAGGAGAAAGCGTTACCGTTGCCTTTGCGATAGCAGCCGGACAGAATGTAACTGATCTTCGCAACGAACTTGCTTTAGCAAGGAGCAAGTATCAGGAGATTCTGACCTCAGCAGAGGAAGTGATTACTCAGCCGCTTACTTATGAACTGAGTCAGAATTACCCGAATCCTTTTAATCCTTCAACGGTTATACAATTTCAGATTCCTGAAGCCGGAAATGTATCATTAAAAGTATATGATATCACCGGAAGGGAAGTAAAAACGCTGGTAAATGAATATATGCAATCCGGAACCTGGCAGGCATCATTTGACGGAACCGGTCTTGCAAGCGGAGTGTACTTTTATGAAATTAAAGTCAATAGCTTCATTCAAAACAGAAAGATGATTCTGTTGAAATAA